A genomic window from Fusarium oxysporum Fo47 chromosome X, complete sequence includes:
- a CDS encoding Fungalysin metallopeptidase-domain-containing protein, with translation MRFSDSILLIGLSSLAGAHPSRRAPNPSPLSKRGLDLEAFKLPPMAEYVPQDEVPDDVSAKVVTKRADYTETAKDLVKSTFPKATFRMVNDHYVGTNKIAHIHFKQTVNGIDIDNADFNVNIGADGEVFSYGNSFYEGKIPGPLTKRDEKDPVDALKDTVDVLSLPVEAEKAKAEKKSKNHYTFTGTKGTVSKPEAKLTYLVDENKELKLTWRVETDIVDNWLLTYVNAAKTDEVVGVVDYVNEATYKVYPWGVNDPSKGSRSTVENPWNLEASEFTWLSDGSNNYTTTRGNNGIAQVNPSGGSTYLNNYRPDSPSLKFEYDYSTSTTTPTTYRDASIAQLFYTANKYHDLLYLLGFTEQAGNFQTNNNGQGGVGSDMVILNAQDGSGTNNANFATPADGQPGRMRMYLWTYSTPQRDCSFDAGVVIHEYTHGLSNRLTGGPANSGCLPGGESGGMGEGWGDFMATAIHIQSKDTRASNKVMGDWVYNNAAGIRAYPYSTSLTTNPYTYKSVNSLSGVHAIGTYWATVLYEVMWNLIDKHGKNDADEPKFNNGVPTDGKYLAMKLVVDGMSLQPCNPNMVQARDAIIDADTALTKGANKCEIWKGFAKRGLGTGAKYSASSRTESFALPSGC, from the exons ATGCGTTTCTCCGACTCTATCCTCCTCATCGGCCTCTCCAGCCTCGCTGGTGCTCATCCCAGCAGAAGGGCTCCTAACCCTTCACCGCTGAGCAAGCGTGGCCTTGACCTGGAAGCTTTTAAGCTTCCTCCCATGGCCGAGTACGTTCCTCAGGACGAGGTTCCTGATGATGTCAGTGCCAAAGTCGTCACCAAGCGAGCCGACTACACCGAGACTGCCAAGGACTTGGTCAAGTCAACTTTCCCCAAGGCTACTTTCCGTATGGTCAACGATCATTATGTTGGTACCAACAAAATTGCGCATATCCACTTCAAGCAGACTGTCAATGGTATTGATATCGACAATGCTGATTTCAACGTCAAT ATTGGCGCTGACGGCGAGGTCTTCTCCTACGGAAACAGCTTCTACGAGGGCAAGATTCCCGGCCCTCTTACCAAGCGTGACGAGAAAGACCCCGTAGACGCTCTTAAGGACACTGTTGATGTCCTTTCTCTCCCcgttgaggctgagaaggccaaggctgagaagaagagcaagaaccACTACACCTTCACTGGTACCAAGGGTACTGTTAGCAAGCCTGAGGCTAAGCTCACCTACCTCGttgatgagaacaaggagcTCAAACTCACATGGAGAGTTGAGACTGATATTGTTGACAACTGGCTGCTGACTTATGTCAATGCTGCCAAGActgatgaggttgttggtgttgttgacTACGTCAATGAGGCGACATACAAGGTCTA CCCCTGGGGTGTTAATGATCCGTCCAAGGGATCTCGCAGTACTGTTGAGAACCCCTGGAACCTCGAGGCCTCCGAGTTCACCTGGCTCAGCGACGGCTCAAACAACTACACCACAACCCGCGGGAACAATGGAATTGCACAGGTGAATCCTTCAGGGGGCTCCACGTATCTGAACAATTACCGTCCTGATAGTCCTTCGCTGAAGTTCGAGTATGACTACTCCACCAGCACAACTACACCCACCACCTACCGCGATGCTTCCATCGCCCAACTTTTCTACACAGCCAACAAGTACCACGATCTCCTGTATCTTCTTGGCTTTACCGAACAGGCTGGTAACTTCCAgaccaacaacaatggtCAGGGTGGTGTAGGAAGCGACATGGTTATCCTCAACGCTCAGGACGGAAGTGGCACCAACAACGCCAACTTCGCTACACCTGCAGACGGCCAGCCGGGCCGAATGAGAATGTACCTCTGGACTTACAGCACACCCCAGCGCGACTGCAGTTTCGACGCTGGTGTTGTCATCCACGAGTACACCCACGGTCTCTCCAACCGTCTTACTGGCGGTCCAGCCAACTCTGGATGTCTTCCTGGTGGTGAATCTGGTGGTATGGGTGAAGGTTGGGGTGATTTCATGGCTACTGCCATTCACATCCAATCCAAGGATACTCGCGCTAGCAACAAGGTCATGGGTGACTGGGTGTACAACAACGCAGCCGGTATCCGGGCGTATCCTTACAGCACAAGCCTTACCACCAACCCATACACTTACAAGAGTGTTAACAGTCTCAGTGGAGTACATGCCATTGGTACTTACTGGGCTACTGTCCTGTATGAGGTTATGTGGAACTTGATCGACAAGCACGGGAAGAATGATGCGGATGAACCCAAATTCAACAACGGCGTTCCCACAGATGGCAAATATCTTGCTATGAAGTTAGTAGTGGATGGAATGTCGCT GCAACCTTGCAACCCCAACATGGTCCAGGCCCGAGACGCCATCATCGATGCCGACACCGCTCTTACCAAGGGAGCTAACAAGTGCGAGATCTGGAAGGGCTTTGCCAAGCGTGGTCTTGGAACGGGTGCCAAGTATAGTGCTTCCAGCCGAACCGAGAGTTTCGCTCTTCCTTCTGGATGCTAA
- a CDS encoding Alpha/beta hydrolase family-domain-containing protein has translation MNENDQKPVILLVHGAWHRPLHYRLLIQAFQQQGFTVLAPPLASSGYDDSVDGKTYHDDVKRIHDAVLPYMDNGRNMIAVGHSYGAIPLTVAIEGHSIAEREERGLPGGFGSVIYVAPTPVLHKGISMYKAAGEHRKTPFFHDVTDTRMPLKLDRVKEAFFSDIDQSIADEIIPTLCHQSKAPFEFPVVCTPADLKIPKTMVICKNDPIFGREMLLGVAQNWVADTLEMESGHSPHLVEEHRKWLVELSLKRSTMASTPSGNVGSTIEDLISSYSILISLAPWLSTLDLYHLSLASKSAYEYIQSSPTIFKSLSRHCLCDGRGLATRQAYASPYHRNRMAGQSTLSPHLKGDEEIEVRLYNTKCDEAGALPCLKCEINVCEECRCYPRAAPPSAYPNRRPHLRGSYELDNIMCLCEDCDAKTEKEVSGMFLNERCDCDVYTRWICVRCEEEERMTARKYFAERTEMEWNWIVREDIDYGDDFEPSKTLHDHAFERAFWCTCGKTVSHRTVPRCIWCRRRHLPEGEWHQERQDIGSKHPFFDNDPDYPRWVSDENNKYPTPYPRLGY, from the exons ATGAACGAGAACGACCAAAAGCCAGTCATACTTCTAGTTCACGGTGCTTGGCATCGACCTCTCCACTACCGTCTCCTCATCCAAGCTTTTCAGCAACAAGGCTTCACTGTTCTTGCACCGCCGCTTGCAAGCTCCGGCTACGATGATTCGGTAGATGGTAAGACATACCACGATGACGTAAAGAGAATCCACGACGCTGTTCTGCCTTACATGGACAACGGAAGAAACATGATTGCTGTTGGTCACAGCTATGGAGCTATCCCTCTTACCGTGGCGATTGAAGGTCACAGTATCgcagagagagaagagagaggccTTCCTGGTGGCTTCGGCTCTGTGATTTATGTGGCCCCAACACCTGTCCTACACAAAGGCATTTCTATGTATAAGGCTGCGGGCGAGCATCGCAAGACACCATTCTTTCATGACGTAACA GACACACGTATGCCACTTAAGCTGGATAGGGTCAAAGAAGCATTCTTCTCAGATATTGATCAGAGCATTGCGGATGAGATTATCCCTACACTTTGTCATCAAAGCAAAGCTCCCTTCGAATTTCCTGTCGTTTGTACCCCAGCAGACTTGAAGATTCCCAAGACCATGGTTATCTGCAAGAATGATCCCATCTTCGGGAGGGAGATGCTTTTGGGCGTGGCTCAGAATTGGGTCGCTGACACTTTGGAGATGGAATCTGGACATAGTCCGCACCTGGTGGAAGAGCACAGAAAGTGGCTCGTGGAGCTT TCTTTGAAACGGTCAACTATGGCGTCCACTCCTTCTGGCAATGTTGGATCCACCATCGAGGACCTTATCTCCTCATACTCGATCCTCATTTCCTTAGCACCGTGGCTCTCAACCCTTGACCTCTATCATCTCAGTCTGGCAAGCAAGTCAGCTTACGAGTACATCCAATCGTCACCAACAATCTTCAAGTCGCTCAGTCGTCATTGCCTCTGCGATGGTCGTGGCCTCGCTACACGTCAAGCCTATGCAAGTCCCTATCACAGGAACCGTATGGCCGGTCAATCGACGCTGAGTCCTCATCTCAAAGGCGACGAGGAGATCGAAGTACGCTTATACAACACCAAATGCGATGAGGCGGGTGCATTACCGTGTTTAAAATGCGAAATTAACGTCTGTGAGGAATGCCGATGTTATCCTCGTGCAGCTCCGCCGAGTGCATATCCGAATCGCAGACCGCATTTGAGAGGGAGTTATGAGCTTGATAATATCATGTGCTTGTGTGAGGATTGTGACGCCAAGACTGAGAAAGAAGTATCAGGGATGTTTCTGAACGAAAGATGCGACTGTGATGTTTATACGAGGTGGATTTGTGTCAGAtgtgaagaggaggagcgCATGACGGCGAGGAAATACTTTGCTGAACGAACAGAGATGGAATGGAATTGGATTGTCAGGGAGGATATTGACTACGGCGATGATTTTGAACCCTCAAAGACGCTTCATGACCATGCTTTTGAGCGAGCG TTTTGGTGTACTTGCGGCAAGACGGTCTCCCACAGGACAGTACCACGCTGTATCTGGTGCAGAAGAAGGCATCTGCCAGAAGGTGAATGGCATCAAGAGCGTCAGGATATTGGCTCGAAGCATCCATTTTTCGACAAC GATCCTGATTATCCCCGATGGGTAAGCGATGAAAATAACAAGTATCCGACTCCTTATCCAAGGTTAGGCTACTAA
- a CDS encoding ankyrin repeat-containing domain protein → MCSTTFVRYYCNDKKCDYLIRYKQNETPCDEKKKSPRAKYLATEVIELIVQNLSVRPDLNAFCQTNKRFYLIANDLVYHEDAHWRCRALQWGSEEGLVSVVERSLDQGADINYIINDEDETALFPAIRKQYWNVVDLLLARGADVHRRNKVGDNLVYFAVTTGSYDLVKLMLDQGVDPNSHVNGDVPPLLLAVRRGYLDIVRLLFDSGAYIDDSDDWGETPLHIAVGAPQHDILSFFIEKDVFRKDKTGARGADALEMAVIRGDMPILALLLEGGADPLVRRWTRHHAIITAALAREDDMAILMTERLVGEPGFINEHGKELLWYAVKGRCQRYTRFLLGKGLDPETDLWREVDGSMVGGSSLIVEMLGAGVLIA, encoded by the exons ATGTGCAGCACCACGTTTGTGAGATACTACTGCAACGACAAAAAATGTGACTACTTGATCAGATACAAGCAGAACGAAACGCCatgtgatgagaagaaaaagtctCCGCGGGCCAAAT ACCTAGCAACAGAGGTCATCGAACTGATCGTACAGAATCTTTCAGTGCGCCCAGACCTCAACGCCTTCTGCCAAACCAACAAACGGTTTTACCTCATTGCCAATGACCTTGTGTATCATGAGGATGCGCACTGGAGGTGCAGAGCCCTCCAGTGGGGTTCTGAAGAGGGCCTCGTTTCAGTGGTAGAGAGATCTTTGGATCAAGGTGCTGATATCAActacatcatcaacgacgaagacgagacTGCCTTGTTTCCAGCTATAAGGAAACAGTACTGGAATGTTGTGGATCTGCTGTTGGCGAGAGGTGCTGATGTTCACCGCAGGAACAAGGTTGGGGATAATCTTGTGTACTTTGCGGTGACGACTGGCAGTTATGATCTAGTGAAGCTCATGCTGGATCAAGGTGTTGATCCAAATTCCCACGTCAATGGCGATGTTCCTCCTTTGTTGCTGGCAGTGCGAAGAGGATATCTCGATATCGTGAGATTGCTCTTTGATAGCGGGGCATATATCGATGATAGCGACGACTGGGGTGAAACGCCTCTGCATATCGCCGTAGGTGCGCCTCAGCATGACATCCtaagcttcttcatcgaaAAGGACGTTTTTCGCAAAGACAAGACTGGGGCTCGTGGAGCTGATGCACTCGAGATGGCTGTCATACGAGGAGACATGCCAATTTTGGCATTGCTTCTTGAGGGCGGCGCTGACCCGCTTGTTCGAAGGTGGACGAGACATCATGCGATTATCACAGCGGCACTAGCTCGGGAAGATGATATGGCGATCTTGATGACAGAACGGTTGGTAGGAGAACCCGGTTTCATTAATGAGCATGGCAAGGAACTCCTCTGGTATGCCGTCAAAGGAAGATGTCAACGGTATACTCGATTCCTGTTGGGCAAAGGGCTTGATCCAGAAACAGATCTATGGAGGGAAGTCGATGGCAGTATGGTAGGAGGTTCATCTCTGATAGTTGAGATGCTGGGCGCTGGAGTACTGATAGCATGA